The genomic region CACGAATGGGTCGATCTGACCTCACTCGGCGAGCGGGTCCGGCTCGTCTCCGGACTGATCGACCGACTGACGCGCCCGTGACCGCTGGGCACGCATCTCGATCGCGTCGAGCATCATCTCCAGGCCGACATCGAAGGCGACCGGCCCGCCGACGTTCGGCAGGCGCTCGGCGTAGTGCGCGATGGTCGGGTACTTTTCCGGGTCGAGCTGGCGGTATTCCACCTGCCATGCCAGCTCGTCCCTGCGCTGGACGTCGGGGTCGAGCGCGTGGAAGGACGCCTCCAGGCTAGCCACGGCCCGCACGAAGTTGCCGAGCGCGCGCTGCACCGACGCCACCTCGTCGTCGGGGACTCCGGCACGCCGCACGGCGTCCAGAGTGAACTCGACGTTGGAGAACTCCATGGGTCGTCGCGTCGTGCGCATGACCATCTGCTGGGCGAACGGCGCGTACCGCAGGTAGTGCTCGCGCACCCGCTCGGCGATCGTCCGGAGGTCGGCGCGCCAGTCGTCGGTGGGCGCGACGCTGCCGCCGTAGGAGCGAGCCCGGAGGCTGTCGACGAGTTCCAGAAGCAGCTCGTCCTTGTCCCTGAAGTGACGATAGATCGACGTCGGATGCGCCTCAAGGGCGGCTCCGATCTCCTGGAACGTCAACGCGTCGAGGCCATCCCGCAGGGCGATCTTCTCGGCCGCCGCGAGGATCGTCTCCCGGTTGAGGCTGTCGCGGGCGCGGCGGGGCTTGGTCTCCCCGTTCGAACGCTTCTCCTTCGACTGGCGTGCGGCTGCCACCAAAGCCTCCCCTTGTCGACCCATGAGCCATCACTGCTGTCGGCATTTTCGCACCAGCCGACCGATCTTCTGGACTACAGCTTAGTCAACGCTCCTGACTACAAACCTGCCTAAGACCCTTGCTTGCGCCCTGACTGGCGCATAATCTCCCCTCATCCCTTCCAGAAAGGCCAGCGCATGAGCACTCGGATCAGACTCGGAGCCTTGGGGCTCATGGCCCTCCCACTGCTCACGACCGCGTGCACGAGCGGAGGTGCCGGCCCGAATCCCCGTACGTCCCCCAGCACGGCCGTGCCCGTACGGCAGGGCGGGAGCATCGTCATCGGCGCCGAGCAGGAACCGGACTGCACGGACTGGATCGCGAGTTGTGCGACCTCGATCTGGGGCACGTACATCATGGACGTCCCGACCATTCCGCGAGTGTTCGAGCCGAAGAAGGTGGACGGCAAGTGGGCGCCGGTGGCCACGAACGTCCTGGCCTCGGAGCCCGAGGTCGCCGCGGGCCCGCCGCAGAAGGTCACCTACCGGATCAACCCCGCCGCGGTGTGGTCGGACAAGAAGCCGATCACCTCGGCGGACTTCCGGTACACGGCTCTGGCGATCCGCGACGGCAAGGACGTACTGGACCGGACCGGATACAGCCACATCACCAAGGTCGACACGCCCGATCCGAAGACGGCGGTCGTCACCTTCGACACCCCGTACGCCAACTGGAAGCACCTGTTCAGCGGCCTGCTCCCCCAGCACCTGCTCGACGGCAAGGACCGCGGTGCGCTGATGAAGGACGGCTACTCATGGAGCGGAGGCCCCTGGAAGATCGAGTCCTGGAAGAAGGGGGTCTCGGTCGTCCTGGTGCCGAACAAGAACTACTGGGGGGACAAGCCCAAGCTGGACAAGGTCACCTTCCAGTTCACCGCTGACACCGCCGCGGCGTTCCAGGCGTTCAAAACCGGCCAGCTCGACGCGCTCTACCCCACGCCGCAGCTCGACTCGATCGACCAGATCAAGAACGGCCTTCCCAACGCCAATTCGGTCGTCGATCCCGAGTCGGGCAACCTGGAGGGGCTCTGGTTCAACAACGCCAAGGCGCCCTTCGACTCCGTGGACTTCCGCAAGGCGGTGTCCTACGCGCTGGACCGCAAGGCCATCGTGACCCGCCTGTACGGCGCGCTCGGTGTCACGAAGCCCGCCCAGAGTGTGCACACCCCGCTCGTCGGCAAGTACGGGGGCACCGACTTCGCGCGGTACACCCTCGACCAGGCCAAGGTCGACTCCCTGATGAAGGGCGACGGCTGGGCCAAGGGATCCGGGGGTATCTGGGAGAAGGCAGGCAAGAAGGCGACCTTCACGGTCAGCACGATGACCGGCAACAAGCGCCGCGAGCTGACCGAGCAGATCCTCCAGGAACAGCTGCGTACCGCCGGTTTCGAGGTGACGATCGACAACACCTCGGCCGCGGACCTGTTCGCCAACAAGGTACCCAAGGGCAATTTCCAGCTGGGCCTGTGGACCCTCGTCGACACGTTCCCGCTGCCGTCGCTGGAAGCATCGTTCTCCTCCAGCGCGATTCCCACCGCGAAGAACGGTTACGCCGGGCTCAACATGTCCCGCATCGACCTGCCCGGTCTCGACAAGGCTCTCAACACCGCGGCATCCTCTCTCGACGACAGCACACGCGTCGAGGCGTCGCGGAAGGCCGACAAGCTCCTGGCCGACTCCGCCGCCACTCTGCCGCTCGACGTGATCCCCAACGTCCTGCTGTGGAACAAGAAGATCGGCGGGCCGTTGGCCGTCGACCCCGCTCGTGGGCCGTTCTGGAACCTCGCCCAGTGGGGCCTCGCTCGCTGAGAGGCGGTCGGCGACCATGTTCACCTACATCGCCCGAAGGTTGCTCTACTCGATACCCGTCGTTTTCGTCGCGTCGTTCCTGCTGTTCTGGGCGGTCAGGACCGTGTTCGACCCGCTGGCGAAGCTGCGCGGCGGCCCTGACCCGGGCGCCATCGCCCGCGTGACGGAACGCCTCGGACTCGACAGGTCGATTCCCGAACAGTACTGGCGATGGCTCGCGAGCTTCGCCACCGGTGACTGGGGAGTCAGCTCGCGGACCACAGGCCCGGT from Streptomyces sp. NBC_00878 harbors:
- a CDS encoding ABC transporter substrate-binding protein — translated: MSTRIRLGALGLMALPLLTTACTSGGAGPNPRTSPSTAVPVRQGGSIVIGAEQEPDCTDWIASCATSIWGTYIMDVPTIPRVFEPKKVDGKWAPVATNVLASEPEVAAGPPQKVTYRINPAAVWSDKKPITSADFRYTALAIRDGKDVLDRTGYSHITKVDTPDPKTAVVTFDTPYANWKHLFSGLLPQHLLDGKDRGALMKDGYSWSGGPWKIESWKKGVSVVLVPNKNYWGDKPKLDKVTFQFTADTAAAFQAFKTGQLDALYPTPQLDSIDQIKNGLPNANSVVDPESGNLEGLWFNNAKAPFDSVDFRKAVSYALDRKAIVTRLYGALGVTKPAQSVHTPLVGKYGGTDFARYTLDQAKVDSLMKGDGWAKGSGGIWEKAGKKATFTVSTMTGNKRRELTEQILQEQLRTAGFEVTIDNTSAADLFANKVPKGNFQLGLWTLVDTFPLPSLEASFSSSAIPTAKNGYAGLNMSRIDLPGLDKALNTAASSLDDSTRVEASRKADKLLADSAATLPLDVIPNVLLWNKKIGGPLAVDPARGPFWNLAQWGLAR
- a CDS encoding TetR/AcrR family transcriptional regulator; translated protein: MAAARQSKEKRSNGETKPRRARDSLNRETILAAAEKIALRDGLDALTFQEIGAALEAHPTSIYRHFRDKDELLLELVDSLRARSYGGSVAPTDDWRADLRTIAERVREHYLRYAPFAQQMVMRTTRRPMEFSNVEFTLDAVRRAGVPDDEVASVQRALGNFVRAVASLEASFHALDPDVQRRDELAWQVEYRQLDPEKYPTIAHYAERLPNVGGPVAFDVGLEMMLDAIEMRAQRSRARQSVDQSGDEPDPLAE